In a genomic window of Gloeocapsopsis dulcis:
- a CDS encoding sucrose synthase: MSELIQAVINCEEKSDLRSFISEIRHQEKRYLLRNDILSTYADYCVKHQKSGDFIQSSNLSKLIYYTQEILQEDGNLCLIIRPKIASQEVYRLTDDLNAEELTVQELLDVRDRFVNRYHPNEGDILELDFQPFYDYSPAIRDPKNIGKGVQYINRYLSSKLFQDPRQWLESLFDFLRLHQYEGSQLLINGQIQSQQQLSDQIKKALTYVGKLDREEPYEKFRYALQPMGFEPGWGNTAGRVAETLEILDELIDSPDHQTLEAFISRIPMVFKIVLVSAHGWFGQEGVLGRPDTGGQVVYVLDQARSLEKQLQEDTTLAGLDVLNVQPKVIILSRLIPNSDGTLCNQRLEKVHGTENAWILRVPLREFNPKMTQNWISRFEFWPYLETFALDSEKELRSELRGNPDLIIGNYTDGNLVAFLLARRMKVTQCNIAHALEKSKYLFSNLYWQDLEEKYHFSLQFTADLIAMNAANFIISSTYQEIVGTPDSVGQYESYKCFTMPELYHVVSGIELFSPKFNVVPPGVNETYYFPYSRWEDRTESDRNRMEELLFTQEDPSQIFGKLDDPTKRPIFSMARLDRIKNLTGLAECFGKSPELQEHCNLILVAGKLRVEESGDNEERDEIEKLYGIIDQYNLHGKFRWLGVRLSKTESGEIYRVIADHQGVFVQPALFEAFGLTILEAMISGLPTFATQFGGPLEIIHDKVNGFYINPTHLEETAEKILDFVTKCEQNPNYWYEISTRAIDRVYSTYTWKIHTTRLLSLARIYGFWNFTSKENREDLLRYLEALFYLIYKPRAQHLLDQHMHR, from the coding sequence ATGTCGGAGTTAATCCAGGCTGTCATTAATTGTGAAGAGAAAAGCGATCTACGCTCGTTTATTAGTGAAATTCGTCATCAGGAAAAGCGTTATTTATTACGTAACGATATTCTGAGTACCTACGCAGATTATTGTGTGAAGCATCAAAAATCAGGAGATTTTATCCAATCTTCTAACTTGAGTAAGCTGATCTATTATACTCAAGAAATTTTACAAGAAGATGGCAACCTGTGCTTAATTATTCGTCCAAAAATCGCGAGTCAGGAAGTTTATCGGTTAACTGACGATCTCAATGCTGAGGAACTAACAGTCCAGGAACTCTTGGATGTGCGCGATCGCTTTGTGAATCGTTACCATCCTAATGAAGGTGATATTTTAGAACTCGATTTTCAACCATTTTACGATTACTCCCCTGCAATTCGTGACCCAAAAAATATTGGTAAAGGGGTACAATATATTAACCGTTATTTATCGAGTAAACTCTTCCAAGATCCACGGCAATGGCTAGAGAGTTTATTTGACTTCCTGCGCTTGCATCAATATGAAGGCAGCCAACTGCTGATTAACGGACAAATTCAGTCGCAGCAACAACTTTCAGATCAAATCAAAAAAGCGTTAACCTATGTCGGTAAACTAGACAGAGAAGAACCCTATGAGAAATTTCGCTACGCACTGCAACCAATGGGCTTTGAACCTGGTTGGGGAAATACTGCGGGTCGAGTTGCCGAAACTTTAGAAATCCTCGATGAATTGATTGACTCTCCAGATCACCAAACACTGGAAGCCTTCATTTCTCGTATTCCGATGGTGTTTAAGATCGTGTTGGTGTCCGCCCACGGTTGGTTTGGTCAAGAGGGAGTTTTAGGAAGACCTGACACTGGCGGTCAAGTTGTTTATGTCCTTGACCAAGCAAGAAGTTTAGAAAAACAGTTACAAGAAGATACGACACTTGCTGGATTAGATGTCCTCAACGTCCAGCCAAAAGTGATTATCCTCAGTCGGTTGATTCCAAACAGCGATGGGACTCTGTGTAACCAGCGTCTAGAAAAAGTTCACGGCACAGAGAATGCTTGGATTTTGCGCGTACCGTTACGCGAATTTAATCCTAAAATGACGCAAAACTGGATTTCGCGCTTTGAGTTTTGGCCTTATTTAGAAACTTTTGCGCTTGATTCTGAAAAAGAACTACGTTCGGAGTTACGCGGTAATCCAGATTTAATTATTGGCAACTACACCGATGGCAATCTGGTGGCATTTTTACTTGCTCGCCGGATGAAGGTAACGCAGTGTAATATTGCTCACGCTTTGGAAAAGTCGAAGTACCTGTTTAGTAACTTGTACTGGCAAGACTTAGAAGAGAAGTACCACTTCTCCTTGCAATTCACTGCTGATTTAATTGCGATGAATGCGGCTAATTTTATCATTAGCAGTACCTATCAAGAAATCGTCGGGACACCAGATAGTGTGGGGCAGTACGAGTCATACAAGTGCTTTACCATGCCAGAGTTGTATCACGTTGTCAGTGGAATTGAGTTATTTAGTCCCAAATTTAACGTAGTACCTCCTGGAGTTAACGAAACATACTATTTCCCATACTCGCGCTGGGAGGATCGCACCGAAAGCGATCGCAACCGCATGGAAGAATTGCTGTTTACACAAGAAGATCCCAGTCAAATCTTTGGGAAACTTGACGATCCTACAAAGCGTCCCATTTTCTCAATGGCGCGTCTTGACCGCATTAAAAACCTGACTGGCTTAGCCGAATGCTTTGGTAAGAGTCCAGAATTGCAAGAACATTGCAATTTAATCTTAGTTGCGGGTAAGTTGCGGGTAGAAGAGTCGGGCGACAACGAAGAACGTGACGAAATTGAAAAGCTTTACGGGATCATTGACCAATACAATCTACATGGTAAGTTTCGCTGGCTAGGAGTACGGCTTTCTAAAACTGAATCTGGTGAAATTTATCGCGTTATTGCTGATCATCAAGGAGTTTTTGTCCAACCAGCATTGTTTGAAGCATTTGGTCTGACAATTTTAGAAGCAATGATTTCAGGATTACCAACGTTTGCAACGCAGTTTGGCGGTCCTTTGGAAATTATTCACGACAAAGTGAATGGCTTTTACATCAACCCCACACATTTAGAGGAAACTGCCGAGAAAATTCTTGATTTTGTTACCAAGTGCGAACAAAACCCTAACTACTGGTATGAAATTTCTACCCGAGCAATAGATCGAGTTTACAGCACCTACACCTGGAAAATTCACACAACAAGGCTGCTATCTCTAGCAAGAATCTATGGTTTCTGGAATTTTACTTCCAAGGAAAACCGCGAAGATTTATTGCGTTACCTTGAAGCGCTATTTTATCTGATTTACAAGCCTAGAGCACAACATCTGTTAGATCAGCATATGCATCGTTAG
- the cax gene encoding calcium/proton exchanger, translated as MSVKNILFSVFLLFVPISFAAHFLEWGELAVFITAGLAILPLAAWMGTATEEIAVVVGPILGGLLNATFGNATELIIALIALRSGLVDVVKASITGSIIGNLLLVMGLSMLLGGLRHKEQEFQPVVARVNAASMNLAVIAILVPTTVDITSSGISETTIQNLSIAVAVVLMLVYALTLIFSMRTHSYLYDVGVAETESEAHIEKPNLWLWVGVLLAATVLVAIESEFLVDSLEVATSQLGLTALFTGVILVPIIGNAAEHATAVTVAMKNKMDLSLSVAVGSSLQIALFVAPVLVLVGWIFGQPMDLDFNPFELVAVAVSVLIANSISSDGRSNWLEGILLLATYIVLALAFYFHPIIDGIG; from the coding sequence ATGTCAGTTAAAAATATTCTATTTTCGGTCTTTCTGCTATTTGTCCCCATCTCCTTTGCAGCCCACTTTTTAGAATGGGGTGAATTAGCAGTTTTTATCACCGCTGGACTTGCAATTTTGCCATTAGCTGCCTGGATGGGTACTGCTACTGAAGAAATTGCTGTCGTGGTAGGACCAATTCTAGGAGGATTACTCAACGCTACATTTGGTAATGCAACTGAACTGATCATTGCGTTGATTGCTTTGAGGTCGGGTCTTGTTGATGTTGTTAAAGCAAGTATTACAGGCTCAATTATTGGAAATTTACTGCTAGTCATGGGGCTATCGATGCTACTCGGAGGTTTGCGCCATAAAGAACAAGAATTTCAACCTGTTGTCGCGCGAGTCAATGCAGCCTCAATGAATTTAGCTGTGATTGCCATTTTAGTACCAACGACAGTTGACATTACTTCCAGCGGAATTAGCGAAACTACGATCCAAAACCTTTCGATTGCAGTTGCTGTGGTATTAATGTTGGTATACGCACTCACGCTAATTTTTTCCATGAGAACGCATTCTTATCTCTACGATGTGGGTGTCGCAGAAACCGAATCAGAAGCACATATCGAGAAGCCCAATTTGTGGTTGTGGGTGGGAGTTCTATTGGCAGCGACCGTGTTAGTTGCGATCGAATCAGAATTCTTAGTGGATTCCCTCGAAGTTGCTACATCACAACTAGGACTAACTGCACTCTTTACAGGGGTCATTCTCGTTCCCATCATTGGTAATGCTGCAGAACACGCTACTGCAGTCACCGTAGCAATGAAAAACAAAATGGATCTTTCGCTTTCTGTCGCTGTGGGATCAAGTTTACAAATTGCGCTATTTGTCGCCCCAGTTTTAGTTTTAGTTGGTTGGATATTCGGTCAACCAATGGATTTAGACTTCAACCCATTTGAACTTGTCGCCGTTGCTGTATCAGTACTTATTGCCAATTCCATCAGTTCTGACGGTCGTTCTAACTGGTTAGAAGGCATACTACTCCTTGCCACCTACATAGTACTCGCACTAGCTTTTTACTTTCATCCCATCATTGACGGTATTGGCTAA